GATCCTCCCGGCCACGGGCCAGGGCCAGGAAGGCATCCAGTTGCTCGAGGCTCACCAGGGCAGCTCCAACTGGCTCTGGTCTAACCGGGCCGGAGCCCGCGGCAGCGGCTCCACCACCCACTCCGCCGGCTCCCAGGGCTCCAGCAGCGGTTCGAGCGCCCGCAGCTCGGCGCCATCGCCGGCGGCCAGCCAGGGCTGCTCCAGCCCCTCGGGGATCACTGCGGGCATCCGGTCGTGCAGGGGGGCGATCAGGGCGTTGGGGGCGGTGGTGATCACGCAGCAGGTCTCCAGCTCGGTGCCATCGGCCGCGATCCAGCGCTCCCACAGCCCCGCCAGCCAGAAGGGGGCCCCATCCCGGCGCCGGATGCGGTGGCCCTTCTCGAAGAAGCCGTCCGCCGGGATCAGGCAGCGGTGATGGCGCCAGGGTCCCCGGAAGCTGGCCTTCTGGGCCAGGGTCTCGGCGCGGGCGTTGATCGGCCGGCCATGGCTGGCCGGGTCCT
This portion of the Cyanobium sp. NIES-981 genome encodes:
- a CDS encoding SOS response-associated peptidase, whose translation is MCGRYSLTSRLDRLLPRLKGALPEGLLEHYTPRALIRPGEPVLLLRREHGRNRVDLALWGLLPAWAKDPASHGRPINARAETLAQKASFRGPWRHHRCLIPADGFFEKGHRIRRRDGAPFWLAGLWERWIAADGTELETCCVITTAPNALIAPLHDRMPAVIPEGLEQPWLAAGDGAELRALEPLLEPWEPAEWVVEPLPRAPARLDQSQLELPW